In Legionella cincinnatiensis, the DNA window GTTCTTTACAAGAATATAAACTGGAGAAAAAGTCATCGTTAAAGGGCCTCTTTCCTGGGTATGAATATTAGGAGAAACGACTTGATGAATTTGATAGGCAAGAGTAGCTGTTGTAAATGGGTTGTCTTCAGGTAAAGCGCTTTGAGGATAAACGGAGAGTGATCGTGACAAATCTTGTTTTCCCGTACTTTTTTCGTAGAACATGGCATTGTTTAGCTTGGCGCTATTTAATGAGATACTATGGCAAGTGAACATATTGAGATGCCCAATACAGAGATATTTATTTAATAATTTGCCTAGTTCCCGGCCAGCGGTTTCAAGTGTCCAATCTAAGAATTCTTTCTTTTTATTAATATTGTTATGACCAAAAATCACCAGCGTTATTGTTTGATTTTCATTGTGATGGTGATTTAAAACCTGCTCCAAAGCATTTTTTTTAGTGACAATGCAGCATTGATTAGGATGCTTTTGAATATATAAAGAGATGCTTTCAATACCTTCTTTTGAGGTTAAGTCTTTATTGGTAATATAAATTACCTGGGATGCATTTTGTGGTTCTACAGTATTAGGATAAGCAAGAGGATGGTTTTGACACAGCAAATTGAAAAATTCCTGAGTGTTGTTGCCACCAATGACTGCGTGGTATACCGAGGCTTTTTTACTCAGTAAAAATGGTTTTCTCTCATAAATAGTTCTTATTATTTCTTTTTTATGGGTATCATTTAATCCATCCCATAATTTATTAATAAAAACAGTATGCCTCTTTTTTTTGATTTGGACGTCACTAAAGAGTACTTGATTGACAATATTCATTATAATTTGGAAGCAAAATGCTGAGTTTTTCTTCTTAATTTCTTCATGAATATGGAGTCCATCGATGGTTTTATTTGCTTTAAATCGTATTTCCGGCTTTAACTCTTTCTCCTCTTCCTCGTTCTTTCTATAGGGAACTGGGGTGCAAATGTATAAACGAAACCCATCTTTTTTTGCGGTAGCCGCATTAATTAATTGGGTTTCTCCACCTCTTTGCTGAATATTATTGAGATCCATATCTGGAAAGAGCATTTGTTTTAACCTATATGAATGAGGAGTATTAAAGTTTAAGAAGTAAGTCGAAGCTCGGCAAAAATAAACGACCTTAAACTCGTTAGACCTCCATGCGAGCTCCGACTTATTTTCGTTTTTTCTAAGACCTATGATTTATGATATGTTCGCTCACAGGATCAGGTATGGATTCTTTTATTGATTGTTTAAAAAAACCATATACTAAAAGTAGCCCATGTTCTTGGGTTTTCATGTGATGGTCTTTTTCACCTAATGTCACTTTATAGTGGCTCTTTTTTTGCTCGTTTGCTTTAGAGAGACATATTCCTTGGAATAATTTGGGATCACCAATAAATACAGTGATTCTTTTATAATGCAGAAGAGGGTCTTCCTCATCAGAAAAGCTATGGGGGTAATAGGGTACTCCTTGGGAGGAGCCGATAAATCGTGATTCATTATTATGAATGTAACGAGGGGAAGCAGAAATAACGAGCGGGCCGCGCTCTTTTTCGTGTATTGCAGGAAAAACAATCTGGCAAATTTGATGAGCAATAGTACTCATTTCAAAAGGGTTGTTTTCAGGAAGCGAGCATTTAGGATAAATCGATAAGGAGCGTGATAAATCCTGACTGCCTGTACTTTTTTCAAAGCATATAGCATCGTGAAGCTTGGTCACATCTAATGAGCCACTGTAACACGTAAATAGGTTTAAATGCCCAATGCATGGATGGGCCTTAGCAATTTTGCCAAGCTCATCACCAACAGTTTCAAGTGTCCAATCCAGACATTTTTTCTTTTTATTAAAATTATTATCTGCAAAGACAGCTAAGGTAATGGTTTGATCACGGCCTTTATGGAGTTTGAGAACATTTTCTAAAGCGGATTTATTATGGACGATACAGCATTCGTGCGGATGTTTTTTACTATACAATGCGACGCTTTCTCTGCCATGTCTTAATAAGTACACCTTAGCATCAATAAAAATAATGCGTGATGCTTGTTCAGGAGGTACTGTAGACGGAGTTGAAATAGGATGATTATGACAAACAATATTAAAAAACTCTTTTGCGTTATTACCTTCTATGATGGTGTTATAGACACTTTCTCTACTTGATAGTAAAAGAGGTTTTTTCTCATAAATAGTCCTTATTACTTCGGTCTTATGCTCATAAGTTAATCCATTCCATAATTTATTAATGAGTACCTTATGCTTGTGTTGTGCCAGTTGGATATCTTCGAGAATGATTTTGTTGATGATATTCATGATCATTTGGAAACAAATGGGTGAGTTTTTCTCTTTGAGCGCGTACCCGATACTCTTTCCATTTAATTTTTTATTTGCCCTAAATCTTATTTCGGGTGCTAAAATTTGCGCTATTTTTCCATCTTCATGATATTGAATAGGGGAGCAAATGTATAAACGAAATCCATCTTTTTTATGGGTAGCCGAATTAATTACATTCAATGAGCCCATATGTTGTTTTTGGGGGTTATCCTGGGTCTTATCATACATTCTCAATGTTCCTCTTTTTTATTTGAGCGCTAGGATAGAAAGTAAATGATTTTATTTTGTTCAAGTCAAGTAGAAATTTAATATAGTGGTTTAATATTAATTCATTGTATAAAAAGCCATCAAAAAGGGCATATTTTTTTATGGAAGTTTAAGAAGGAAAGTTTGATGATGCACAAACTAAGCTAAGCCATACAGTCATTAATTGTGAAGGCTGATTGTTGTGCGTATCAGGTTCAATTCAGATTTTGCTGTTGGGCTGAGTTTAGAGTGCAAAATAAACAGATAAAATGATTCCTATTTCGTAGAGCAAACAAAGAGGCAATGCCAGCATAATTTGAGAAAAAACATCAGGTGGAGTAAGCAACATACCTATTATAAAAGCGCCTACAATCACATAAGGCCTGATGTTTTTTAAGGTAATTATGTCAATGATATTTAAGCGTACGAGCACAAAACACACTAAAGGTACTTGAAAGCAAAATCCAAAGGTCATCAGCATTCTAGTGATGAAATCCAATGCATAGCCCATATCCGGCATGTAACGTACTCCTTGGGGTAAGGAATGAGCAAAAAAATGAAACATGAATGGCAAAACTAAGTAAAAACAAAACAAAACCCCAACTAGAAAAAGAATGAGACTCAATATGAGTGCGATACGTAAAATAGTTTGTTCTTTTTTATAAAGCCCTGGGCTAATGAAACGCCAGAATTGGAATAAGGCAAAAGGAGCGCTCAGTAACATTGCGGCATCAGCAGCAAGTTTTAATGGTGTAAACACGGGCGATGTTACCTGGGTGGCAATGATGCTTTCTTTAGTCGATAGCGTATCAAGTAACGGGCTAACCAAGGCTTGAAATAAATGATTGGCCAGGAAAAAGAAAATGAAAAACAAAGCAACAAACCAAATCAAGGTTTGTAGTCCTCGACGGCGCAGCTCTAATAGATGGTTTAACATGGGATATCGTTCCTATTTATAGGTAACACGCTCCTGTACAGAAATGTATTTGCCATAATCGTCAATCTAAGAGTAGGGGGTAAAACGATACTCAATTTGCCAGTAAATCGGCGCTTCATGAAAGCGGGAGACCCATTTTTATATGGGCATGGTACGAGAGCATGACTGGATTCCCGCTGTTGCGGGAATGATGGCATTTGTTTTCTACTCGCTTGACGGTTATGACCTATGCTCATTGAGACAAATTAGGAGTGCTAAACAGAAGTAAGTTCGGGGCTCTTCACGCCAATCTTCTCGGGTCTAATTTCTCTTAATCGATTAAACTGATCCACAAAAACTACGGTTGGAACCAGGTTCGCACAATCCTCTTCTAATACCTGCGTAAAAGAGGCGATGATTATTAGATCCCCAGGAGTGACTAAATGTGCGGCTGCACCATTAACACAAATTTCCGTTGAGCCGGGTTTGCCAGTGATCGCATAAGTTTCAAAACGAGTTCCTGCAGTAATGTTCCAGACATTAACTGCTTCATAAGGTAAAATATTTGCTGCTTTAAGAAGTTCTGGAGAAACAGTGATACTTCCTTCATAGTCCAAATCAGCTTCTGTAACGCAAGCCCGATGGATTTTTGATTTTAACATTTTTCTATAAGCCATAATGATTCCAGCCTTGTTCATAGTGGACGAATTTTACACCATATCTTGAAGCTTACGCTATACAAATTTAGCAACTAAATAGAGGTAAATCTCTATTTGTGAACCTTATTTATGATTACTCAGATTTTATCAGACTACTTTTTAAGATAGAGGCGCGATATAATTCTTTTTTACTCTTTGGAGATGAATTAAAGTGAGGCATAGTCCGCGTAAGCGGTTTGGACAGAATTTTCTACAGAGCCAACATATTATTAATCGTATTTTGCATGCGATAAATCCACAACCCCAAGATAATATGCTTGAGATCGGTCCGGGCTTAGGAGCGCTGACTCAGTCATTGCTGCGCCACCTAAATCATCTCACCGCTGTTGAAATTGATACTGATTTGCAAAAATATTTGACCGAATTATTGAGTGCACAAGGGAAATTGCATTTGATTTCTGCTGATGCATTAACACTTGATTACAATCAATTCGGCCCCAAATTACGAGTAGTGGGTAATTTACCCTATAATATTTCTACTCCATTGCTCATCCATTTATTGCAATTTACGGCTTACATAGAAGACATGCATTTTATGTTACAAAAAGAAGTCGTCGAGCGGATGGCAGCCCAACCAGGATGCAAGGCTTATGGACGATTAACCGTGATGTTGCAGTACCATTGTACGGTAGAACATTTATTTGATGTTCCTCCCGAGGCCTTTGATCCCAAACCTAAGGTAGATTCTGCGGTGGTTCGTCTTGTACCCCATTGCATTTCACCTTTTGAAGCGATTGATGTGGCGCGATTGGAGTATTTGGTGGCTCATGCGTTTGCGATGCGGCGTAAGACGCTGAATAATAACTTAAAAGGGTTAATAACTGCAGAGCAATTACATGCTTTGGGCATTGATGGAAGTAAAAGACCAGAACAAATTTCTGTTTCGGAATATGTTCAACTAGCGAAATTTATTTCCAATTAGTGTAAAATTAACTATTGAGGACTCATTTTTTAGGTCGGAGTTACTAAATTATTATGGAGATGGCTTTGTTTCAACGTCAACGTAAAGGTTCCTTGTCCTCGCAAGGCAAATCTTTGAAAGATTTAACACGCATGGTGAATGCCAATCTTTTTTTAGCAGAAGAAAGAAGACAAACATTACTCAAAAAGATGAGGGTTTTATCGGGCTTAGAAACGTCACGATATGATAGCTTATGTACTACTCTTGTCGATAATCTTGTTCATTATTGCCAAAATCTGCCTGAGACGACACACAGCTATTATTCTCAGCCAGGTGGGTTAGTCGATCATGCTTTAAATCGTACTGAAGCAGCACTTAGCTTATTTCAAGAATTTATGTTACTCGATCAACCTGATGCAATGTCCGAAGAACAAAAACTTTGGCAATATGCACTTTATTCCGCAGCTTTATTGCAAGGTATCGGTAAGTTATATGCGGATTATCGCATTGGGCTTTATGATACCAATGGCCAGTTTCTAAAAGAATGGAATCCATTGCTTGAGAATTTGACAAGCACTGGGGTTTATTATTTTTATGAATTTCAAAAAGAGTCAGAGGTGGAGCTACGTCGTCGACTTAATTTATTGATGGCTAGGACATTGATGCCCGTAAGTGGTTTTAACTGGATTGCTTCTAATCCCGACGTTCTAGCAGTTTGGTTGGCTTTATTAAATGAGGACGAGCGTTCTGCAGGTACTTTAGGTGCGATATTAATTCATGCCGAAGCAATCGCAATTCAACGTTATTTACTTGAATTTATGGGACGAACCGTTTCCGCTCAAGGTGGGGGTCGTTATCGAGCTGCTACATTTTCTGGTGGTCAGCCAGAATCGATATTGGAAAAAGAACAGGCAATAGGAATGGAATTCATCAAATGGATGATTAAATCTTTAGATGAAGGCCGCATTATGATTAATAAAGCACCTTTATTTATGGTGCCTGGTGGTATGTTGATGTGTCCTGAAATATATCAATTATTTGTGCGGGAACATCCTGAATATAAAAATTGGCAAGCTGCTAAAAATGGATTTTTATCCTTAGCACTCCACAGTCGTGCCGCTGATGGGGGGGTAACAAGCCGATTTGAAGCCAAAGGGAAAATGGAGTCAGGTACGGTCTTTTCTAAATATGCACTTGCTTTACCTGCCTCGGTCAAGGTCCAAAATATGAATACTGGT includes these proteins:
- the rsmA gene encoding 16S rRNA (adenine(1518)-N(6)/adenine(1519)-N(6))-dimethyltransferase RsmA, whose protein sequence is MRHSPRKRFGQNFLQSQHIINRILHAINPQPQDNMLEIGPGLGALTQSLLRHLNHLTAVEIDTDLQKYLTELLSAQGKLHLISADALTLDYNQFGPKLRVVGNLPYNISTPLLIHLLQFTAYIEDMHFMLQKEVVERMAAQPGCKAYGRLTVMLQYHCTVEHLFDVPPEAFDPKPKVDSAVVRLVPHCISPFEAIDVARLEYLVAHAFAMRRKTLNNNLKGLITAEQLHALGIDGSKRPEQISVSEYVQLAKFISN
- the tatC gene encoding twin-arginine translocase subunit TatC, yielding MLNHLLELRRRGLQTLIWFVALFFIFFFLANHLFQALVSPLLDTLSTKESIIATQVTSPVFTPLKLAADAAMLLSAPFALFQFWRFISPGLYKKEQTILRIALILSLILFLVGVLFCFYLVLPFMFHFFAHSLPQGVRYMPDMGYALDFITRMLMTFGFCFQVPLVCFVLVRLNIIDIITLKNIRPYVIVGAFIIGMLLTPPDVFSQIMLALPLCLLYEIGIILSVYFAL
- the panD gene encoding aspartate 1-decarboxylase; translated protein: MAYRKMLKSKIHRACVTEADLDYEGSITVSPELLKAANILPYEAVNVWNITAGTRFETYAITGKPGSTEICVNGAAAHLVTPGDLIIIASFTQVLEEDCANLVPTVVFVDQFNRLREIRPEKIGVKSPELTSV
- a CDS encoding conjugal transfer nickase/helicase domain-containing protein, with amino-acid sequence MEMALFQRQRKGSLSSQGKSLKDLTRMVNANLFLAEERRQTLLKKMRVLSGLETSRYDSLCTTLVDNLVHYCQNLPETTHSYYSQPGGLVDHALNRTEAALSLFQEFMLLDQPDAMSEEQKLWQYALYSAALLQGIGKLYADYRIGLYDTNGQFLKEWNPLLENLTSTGVYYFYEFQKESEVELRRRLNLLMARTLMPVSGFNWIASNPDVLAVWLALLNEDERSAGTLGAILIHAEAIAIQRYLLEFMGRTVSAQGGGRYRAATFSGGQPESILEKEQAIGMEFIKWMIKSLDEGRIMINKAPLFMVPGGMLMCPEIYQLFVREHPEYKNWQAAKNGFLSLALHSRAADGGVTSRFEAKGKMESGTVFSKYALALPASVKVQNMNTGKVETMSATELIHKAQFNSQFTQQNSGLVTSLQKLNATGKWQAVENENNALRPGAKNGA